One Glycine max cultivar Williams 82 chromosome 4, Glycine_max_v4.0, whole genome shotgun sequence DNA segment encodes these proteins:
- the LOC100804699 gene encoding myosin-15 isoform X1 yields MPEPTMSLRHGTKVWVHDRDSAWIPAEVLESSGKKVTVATASGKKVVFLPENVFPRDADEEEHGGVEDMTRLAYLNEPGVLYNLQRRYALNDIYTYTGSILIAVNPFTKLPHLYDIHMMEQYKGALFGELSPHVFAVADASYRAMMNGGQSQSILVSGESGAGKTETTKLIMQYLTYVGGRAAGDDRTVEQQVLESNPLLEAFGNARTVRNDNSSRFGKFVEIQFDSNGRISGAAIRTYLLERSRVVQITDPERNYHCFYQLCASERDVEKYKLGKPSHFHYLNQSKVYELDGVSSAEEYMKTRRAMDIVGISLGDQEAIFCTLAAILHLGNIEFSPGKEHDSSVIKDEKSRFHLQMAANLFRCDLNLLLATLCTRSIQTREGNIIKALDCNAAVAGRDALAKTVYARLFDWLVDKINSSVGQDISSQKQIGVLDIYGFECFKDNSFEQFCINFANEKLQQHFNQHVFKMEQEEYSKEEINWSYIEFIDNQDVLDLIEKKPIGIIALLDEACMFPKSTHETFSTKLFKHFLSHPRLEKEKFSETDFTLSHYAGKVTYHTNTFLDKNRDYVVVEHCNLLSSSKCPFVSALFPLLSEESSRSSYKFSSVASRFKQQLQSLMETLNTTEPHYIRCVKPNSLNRPQKFENTSVIHQLRCGGVLEAVRISLAGYPTRRIYSEFVDRFGLIAPEFMDGSYDDKDVTLKILQKLKLENFQLGRTKVFLRAGQICILDSRRAEVLDNAAKCIQRRLRTFIARRDFISIQAAALSLQACCRGFIGRKLYASKRETSAAISIQKYIRMCWMRHAYVKLYYSAIIVQSNVRGFTTRQRFLHRKEHKAATSIQAYWRMCKVRSAFLKHQNSIVVIQCLWRCKQAKRELRKLKHEANEAGALRLAKNKLEKQLEELTWRLHLEKKIRVSNEEAKHVEISKLQKMVDALNLELDAAKLATINECDKNAVLQNQLQLLVKEKSALERELVAMDEVRKENALLKGSLDAFEKKSTALELELVNARKDHDKTIQKMREFEDKCSELGQNVKSLEEKLSILEDENHVLRQKALSVSPKSNHRGLTKSLSEKYSSAIAPCTEQKPTFESPAPTKLISHITHGGLSDSRRSKLTAEKHQDNYELLSRCIKEDLGFKNGKPLAASIIYKCLHHWHAFESERTAIFDYIVDGINDVLKVRDNDIVLPYWLSNTSALLCLLQRNLHPNGFLTTTAQRYARSSGLTSRIGNGLRSPLKLIVYDDNTSQVEARYPAILFKQQLTACVEKIFGLIRDNLKKELSPLLGSCIQAPKAKMGRVQGGKSSRSPGGLPQQSPVAQWDNIINFLDSLMSRLCANHVPSFFIRKLVTQVFSFINITLFNSLLLRRECCTFSNGEYVKSGLAELEKWIANAKEEYAGTSWHGLNYIRQAVGFLVIHQKRKKSLEEIRQDLCPALTVRQIYRISTMYWDDKYGTQSVSNEVVSEMREIVSKDNQCLSSNSFLLDDDMSIPFSAEDIDKAIPAINTVDIDLPAFLCEYPCAQFLILHEK; encoded by the exons ATGCCA GAACCAACCATGAGTCTGCGCCACGGCACCAAGGTTTGGGTCCACGATAGAGATTCCGCTTGGATTCCCGCTGAAGTGCTCGAGTCTTCGGGAAAGAAAGTTACCGTTGCCACCGCTTCCGGCAAGAAG GTTGTTTTTCTTCCGGAGAACGTGTTTCCCAGGGATGCTGATGAAGAAGAGCACGGCGGAGTCGAAGATATGACGAGGTTGGCTTACTTGAATGAGCCAGGGGTGTTGTACAATCTCCAGAGAAGATATGCACTGAACGATATTTAT ACATATACAGGGAGCATTTTAATAGCTGTTAATCCATTCACAAAGCTTCCTCATTTGTATGATATCCATATGATGGAGCAGTATAAGGGAGCTCTGTTTGGTGAGCTTAGTCCACATGTATTTGCTGTTGCCGATGCATCTTATAG AGCAATGATGAATGGAGGTCAAAGCCAATCTATCTTGGTCAGCGGTGAAAGTGGTGCTGGGAAAACTGAGACAACAAAATTGATTATGCAATATCTTACGTATGTTGGTGGGCGTGCTGCTGGTGATGATAGAACAGTTGAACAACAAGTTCTTGAA TCAAATCCACTTTTAGAGGCATTTGGAAACGCAAGGACTGTCAGGAATGACAATTCAAG CCGATTTGGGAAGTTTGTTGAAATTCAGTTTGATTCAAATGGTAGAATATCTGGTGCTGCAATTAGAACTTACTTACTAGAAAGATCACGAGTAGTGCAGATAACAGATCCAGAAAGAAATTATCACTGCTTTTATCAATTGTGTGCATCTGAAAGG GATGTAGAAAAGTATAAGTTGGGAAAGCCAAGCCACTTCCACTATTTGAATCAAAGTAAAGTCTATGAATTAGATGGCGTAAGCAGTGCTGAAGAGTACATGAAGACGAGGAGAGCAATGGATATTGTTGGCATAAGTCTAGGGGATCAG GAAGCCATATTTTGCACCTTAGCTGCAATTTTACATTTGGGAAACATTGAATTTTCTCCTGGAAAAGAGCATGACTCGTCAgtaataaaagatgaaaaatcaaGATTTCATTTGCAGATGGCTGCTAATCTTTTCAG GTGTGATTTGAACCTACTGCTAGCAACACTATGCACCCGTTCAATACAAACCCGAGAAGGAAATATCATCAAAGCTCTTGACTGTAATGCTGCTGTCGCTGGTCGGGATGCTTTGGCAAAAACTGTCTATGCTCGTTTATTTGATTG GCTTGTTGATAAGATCAATAGTTCTGTCGGGCAAGATATCAGTTCCCAGAAGCAAATTGGAGTTTTGGATATATATGGTTTTGAGTGTTTTAAGGATAATAG TTTTGAGCAATTCTGCATCAATTTTGCAAATGAAAAGCTCCAGCAACATTTTAATCAG CATGTTTTCAAGATGGAGCAGGAAGAATACAGCAAAGAAGAAATCAACTGGAGTTACATTGAGTTTATAGACAACCAAGATGTTTTAGATTTGattgaaaag AAACCCATTGGTATTATTGCTTTGTTAGATGAAGCTTG CATGTTTCCAAAATCAACGCACGAAACATTCTCAACCAAGTTGTTTAAGCACTTCCTGTCACACCCTAGGTTAGAAAAGGAGAAGTTTTCTGAAACAGATTTTACCCTTTCTCATTATGCTGGAAAG GTCACTTACCATACAAACACCTTCTTAGACAAAAATCGTGATTATGTAGTCGTAGAACATTGTAATCTATTATCCTCTTCAAAATGCCCCTTTGTGTCGGCTCTTTTTCCTTTGCTATCAGAGGAATCTTCAAGGTCATCATACAAGTTTTCTTCTGTGGCTTCCAGATTTAAG CAACAACTTCAATCACTCATGGAAACACTTAACACAACAGAGCCTCATTACATTCGATGTGTCAAGCCGAATTCTTTGAATCGACCACAAAAGTTTGAGAATACTAGTGTCATACACCAATTACGCTGTGGG GGTGTCCTTGAGGCTGTTAGAATAAGTCTGGCAGGTTACCCCACTCGAAGGATTTACTCAGAGTTTGTAGATCGCTTTGGATTAATAGCTCCCGAATTTATGGATGGAAG TTATGATGACAAAGATGTAACTCTGAAAATATTGCAAAAGCTAAAGCTTGAGAATTTTCAG TTAGGTAGGACCAAGGTATTTCTCAGGGCTGGTCAAATTTGCATTTTAGACTCTAGACGTGCAGAAGTTTTGGACAATGCTGCAAAGTGTATTCAGCGTCGACTGCGGACATTTATTGCACGCCGGGATTTCATCTCAATCCAAGCTGCTGCTCTTTCTCTTCAAGCATGCTGCAGGG GATTCATTGGCCGAAAGTTATATGCTTCTAAACGGGAAACATCAGCAGCTATCTCCATTCAGAAATATATCCGTATGTGTTGGATGAGGCATGCTTATgtgaaattatattattcagCTATTATTGTACAGTCCAATGTTCGTGGTTTCACAACTCGTCAAAGGTTCTTGCATAGAAAAGAACACAAAGCTGCCACTTCTATTCAG GCCTATTGGAGGATGTGCAAGGTTCGGTCTGCCTTCCTAAAACATCAAAATTCAATTGTAGTTATACAATGCCTTTGGCGGTGTAAACAAGCAAAAAGAGAGCTTCGCAAACTTAAACAT gaGGCTAATGAAGCTGGAGCCTTGCGTTTAGCTAAGAATAAACTTGAGAAACAATTGGAAGAGCTTACATGGCGTTTGCatcttgagaaaaaaataagg GTTTCTAATGAAGAGGCTAAGCATGTTGAGATTTCCAAGCTACAGAAGATGGTAGATGCTCTGAATCTTGAATTAGATGCAGCTAAACTAGCAACAATTAATGAGTGCGACAAAAATGCGGTTTTGCAAAATCAGTTGCAATTGTTAGTAAAGGAAAAATCTGCTTTAGAAAGAGAGCTAGTTGCAATGGATGAAGTGCGAAAGGAAAATGCTCTATTAAAG GGTTCATtggatgcttttgaaaagaagagCACCGCTTTGGAGCTCGAGCTTGTGAATGCTCGGAAAGACCATGATAAAACCATTCAGAAAATGAGGGAGTTTGAAGATAAGTGTTCTGAACTTGGGCAAAATGTCAAAAG TCTTGAGGAAAAGCTCTCAATTTTAGAGGATGAAAATCACGTGCTTCGGCAGAAAGCCTTAAGTGTCTCTCCTAAGAGTAACCATCGAGGTTTGACAAAGTCATTATCTGAA AAATACTCAAGCGCAATAGCCCCCTGCACCGAGCAGAAGCCCACATTT GAATCGCCCGCACCTACAAAACTTATTTCCCATATTACACATGGCGGCTTGTCAGACTCTCGTCGATCAAAATTAACAGCAGAGAAGCACCAG GATAACTATGAACTCCTCTCTAGGTGCATCAAAGAGGATTTGGGGTTCAAAAATGGTAAACCTCTGGCAGCTAGTATCATATACAAATGTCTTCATCATTGGCATGCATTTGAATCTGAGCGCACAGCCATATTTGATTACATAGTTGATGGAATTAATGATGTTCTTAAG GTTAGAGACAATGACATTGTCTTGCCATATTGGCTGTCCAATACATCTGCACTTCTATGCCTCTTGCAAAGGAACTTGCATCCAAATGGTTTTTTAACAACCACTGCTCAACGTTATGCCAGATCATCTGGCTTGACCAGCCGAATAGGGAAT GGACTGAGGTCTCCATTGAAGCTTATTGTATATGATGATAATACATCACAGGTGGAGGCAAGATATCCAGCTATTCTTTTTAAACAACAACTAACTGCTTGCGTAGAGAAGATTTTTGGCCTTATACGTGATAATTTGAAAAAGGAGCTGTCTCCACTTCTGGGATCATGTATTCAG GCACCTAAGGCTAAAATGGGTCGAGTGCAAGGTGGAAAATCATCTAGATCTCCTGGTGGGCTTCCTCAACAATCACCTGTTGCTCAATGGGACAACATCATCAATTTTTTGGATTCTCTCATGAGCCGCTTATGTGCAAATCAT GTACCATCCTTCTTCATCCGCAAGCTAGTTACTCAGGTTTTTTCCTTCATCAATATTACACTCTTCAACAG CCTTCTGTTGCGGCGTGAATGTTGTACTTTCTCAAATGGTGAATATGTTAAGTCTGGTCTCGCAGAACTTGAGAAATGGATAGCAAATGCAAAAGAGGAG TATGCAGGAACGTCCTGGCATGGGCTGAATTATATAAGACAAGCTGTTGGGTTTCTG GTAATACATCAGAAGAGGAAAAAATCTTTGGAAGAAATTCGGCAGGATCTTTGTCCG
- the LOC100804699 gene encoding myosin-15 isoform X2: MPEPTMSLRHGTKVWVHDRDSAWIPAEVLESSGKKVTVATASGKKVVFLPENVFPRDADEEEHGGVEDMTRLAYLNEPGVLYNLQRRYALNDIYTYTGSILIAVNPFTKLPHLYDIHMMEQYKGALFGELSPHVFAVADASYRAMMNGGQSQSILVSGESGAGKTETTKLIMQYLTYVGGRAAGDDRTVEQQVLESNPLLEAFGNARTVRNDNSSRFGKFVEIQFDSNGRISGAAIRTYLLERSRVVQITDPERNYHCFYQLCASERDVEKYKLGKPSHFHYLNQSKVYELDGVSSAEEYMKTRRAMDIVGISLGDQEAIFCTLAAILHLGNIEFSPGKEHDSSVIKDEKSRFHLQMAANLFRCDLNLLLATLCTRSIQTREGNIIKALDCNAAVAGRDALAKTVYARLFDWLVDKINSSVGQDISSQKQIGVLDIYGFECFKDNSFEQFCINFANEKLQQHFNQHVFKMEQEEYSKEEINWSYIEFIDNQDVLDLIEKKPIGIIALLDEACMFPKSTHETFSTKLFKHFLSHPRLEKEKFSETDFTLSHYAGKVTYHTNTFLDKNRDYVVVEHCNLLSSSKCPFVSALFPLLSEESSRSSYKFSSVASRFKQQLQSLMETLNTTEPHYIRCVKPNSLNRPQKFENTSVIHQLRCGGVLEAVRISLAGYPTRRIYSEFVDRFGLIAPEFMDGSYDDKDVTLKILQKLKLENFQLGRTKVFLRAGQICILDSRRAEVLDNAAKCIQRRLRTFIARRDFISIQAAALSLQACCRGFIGRKLYASKRETSAAISIQKYIRMCWMRHAYVKLYYSAIIVQSNVRGFTTRQRFLHRKEHKAATSIQAYWRMCKVRSAFLKHQNSIVVIQCLWRCKQAKRELRKLKHEANEAGALRLAKNKLEKQLEELTWRLHLEKKIRVSNEEAKHVEISKLQKMVDALNLELDAAKLATINECDKNAVLQNQLQLLVKEKSALERELVAMDEVRKENALLKGSLDAFEKKSTALELELVNARKDHDKTIQKMREFEDKCSELGQNVKSLEEKLSILEDENHVLRQKALSVSPKSNHRGLTKSLSEKYSSAIAPCTEQKPTFESPAPTKLISHITHGGLSDSRRSKLTAEKHQDNYELLSRCIKEDLGFKNGKPLAASIIYKCLHHWHAFESERTAIFDYIVDGINDVLKVRDNDIVLPYWLSNTSALLCLLQRNLHPNGFLTTTAQRYARSSGLTSRIGNVEARYPAILFKQQLTACVEKIFGLIRDNLKKELSPLLGSCIQAPKAKMGRVQGGKSSRSPGGLPQQSPVAQWDNIINFLDSLMSRLCANHVPSFFIRKLVTQVFSFINITLFNSLLLRRECCTFSNGEYVKSGLAELEKWIANAKEEYAGTSWHGLNYIRQAVGFLVIHQKRKKSLEEIRQDLCPALTVRQIYRISTMYWDDKYGTQSVSNEVVSEMREIVSKDNQCLSSNSFLLDDDMSIPFSAEDIDKAIPAINTVDIDLPAFLCEYPCAQFLILHEK, encoded by the exons ATGCCA GAACCAACCATGAGTCTGCGCCACGGCACCAAGGTTTGGGTCCACGATAGAGATTCCGCTTGGATTCCCGCTGAAGTGCTCGAGTCTTCGGGAAAGAAAGTTACCGTTGCCACCGCTTCCGGCAAGAAG GTTGTTTTTCTTCCGGAGAACGTGTTTCCCAGGGATGCTGATGAAGAAGAGCACGGCGGAGTCGAAGATATGACGAGGTTGGCTTACTTGAATGAGCCAGGGGTGTTGTACAATCTCCAGAGAAGATATGCACTGAACGATATTTAT ACATATACAGGGAGCATTTTAATAGCTGTTAATCCATTCACAAAGCTTCCTCATTTGTATGATATCCATATGATGGAGCAGTATAAGGGAGCTCTGTTTGGTGAGCTTAGTCCACATGTATTTGCTGTTGCCGATGCATCTTATAG AGCAATGATGAATGGAGGTCAAAGCCAATCTATCTTGGTCAGCGGTGAAAGTGGTGCTGGGAAAACTGAGACAACAAAATTGATTATGCAATATCTTACGTATGTTGGTGGGCGTGCTGCTGGTGATGATAGAACAGTTGAACAACAAGTTCTTGAA TCAAATCCACTTTTAGAGGCATTTGGAAACGCAAGGACTGTCAGGAATGACAATTCAAG CCGATTTGGGAAGTTTGTTGAAATTCAGTTTGATTCAAATGGTAGAATATCTGGTGCTGCAATTAGAACTTACTTACTAGAAAGATCACGAGTAGTGCAGATAACAGATCCAGAAAGAAATTATCACTGCTTTTATCAATTGTGTGCATCTGAAAGG GATGTAGAAAAGTATAAGTTGGGAAAGCCAAGCCACTTCCACTATTTGAATCAAAGTAAAGTCTATGAATTAGATGGCGTAAGCAGTGCTGAAGAGTACATGAAGACGAGGAGAGCAATGGATATTGTTGGCATAAGTCTAGGGGATCAG GAAGCCATATTTTGCACCTTAGCTGCAATTTTACATTTGGGAAACATTGAATTTTCTCCTGGAAAAGAGCATGACTCGTCAgtaataaaagatgaaaaatcaaGATTTCATTTGCAGATGGCTGCTAATCTTTTCAG GTGTGATTTGAACCTACTGCTAGCAACACTATGCACCCGTTCAATACAAACCCGAGAAGGAAATATCATCAAAGCTCTTGACTGTAATGCTGCTGTCGCTGGTCGGGATGCTTTGGCAAAAACTGTCTATGCTCGTTTATTTGATTG GCTTGTTGATAAGATCAATAGTTCTGTCGGGCAAGATATCAGTTCCCAGAAGCAAATTGGAGTTTTGGATATATATGGTTTTGAGTGTTTTAAGGATAATAG TTTTGAGCAATTCTGCATCAATTTTGCAAATGAAAAGCTCCAGCAACATTTTAATCAG CATGTTTTCAAGATGGAGCAGGAAGAATACAGCAAAGAAGAAATCAACTGGAGTTACATTGAGTTTATAGACAACCAAGATGTTTTAGATTTGattgaaaag AAACCCATTGGTATTATTGCTTTGTTAGATGAAGCTTG CATGTTTCCAAAATCAACGCACGAAACATTCTCAACCAAGTTGTTTAAGCACTTCCTGTCACACCCTAGGTTAGAAAAGGAGAAGTTTTCTGAAACAGATTTTACCCTTTCTCATTATGCTGGAAAG GTCACTTACCATACAAACACCTTCTTAGACAAAAATCGTGATTATGTAGTCGTAGAACATTGTAATCTATTATCCTCTTCAAAATGCCCCTTTGTGTCGGCTCTTTTTCCTTTGCTATCAGAGGAATCTTCAAGGTCATCATACAAGTTTTCTTCTGTGGCTTCCAGATTTAAG CAACAACTTCAATCACTCATGGAAACACTTAACACAACAGAGCCTCATTACATTCGATGTGTCAAGCCGAATTCTTTGAATCGACCACAAAAGTTTGAGAATACTAGTGTCATACACCAATTACGCTGTGGG GGTGTCCTTGAGGCTGTTAGAATAAGTCTGGCAGGTTACCCCACTCGAAGGATTTACTCAGAGTTTGTAGATCGCTTTGGATTAATAGCTCCCGAATTTATGGATGGAAG TTATGATGACAAAGATGTAACTCTGAAAATATTGCAAAAGCTAAAGCTTGAGAATTTTCAG TTAGGTAGGACCAAGGTATTTCTCAGGGCTGGTCAAATTTGCATTTTAGACTCTAGACGTGCAGAAGTTTTGGACAATGCTGCAAAGTGTATTCAGCGTCGACTGCGGACATTTATTGCACGCCGGGATTTCATCTCAATCCAAGCTGCTGCTCTTTCTCTTCAAGCATGCTGCAGGG GATTCATTGGCCGAAAGTTATATGCTTCTAAACGGGAAACATCAGCAGCTATCTCCATTCAGAAATATATCCGTATGTGTTGGATGAGGCATGCTTATgtgaaattatattattcagCTATTATTGTACAGTCCAATGTTCGTGGTTTCACAACTCGTCAAAGGTTCTTGCATAGAAAAGAACACAAAGCTGCCACTTCTATTCAG GCCTATTGGAGGATGTGCAAGGTTCGGTCTGCCTTCCTAAAACATCAAAATTCAATTGTAGTTATACAATGCCTTTGGCGGTGTAAACAAGCAAAAAGAGAGCTTCGCAAACTTAAACAT gaGGCTAATGAAGCTGGAGCCTTGCGTTTAGCTAAGAATAAACTTGAGAAACAATTGGAAGAGCTTACATGGCGTTTGCatcttgagaaaaaaataagg GTTTCTAATGAAGAGGCTAAGCATGTTGAGATTTCCAAGCTACAGAAGATGGTAGATGCTCTGAATCTTGAATTAGATGCAGCTAAACTAGCAACAATTAATGAGTGCGACAAAAATGCGGTTTTGCAAAATCAGTTGCAATTGTTAGTAAAGGAAAAATCTGCTTTAGAAAGAGAGCTAGTTGCAATGGATGAAGTGCGAAAGGAAAATGCTCTATTAAAG GGTTCATtggatgcttttgaaaagaagagCACCGCTTTGGAGCTCGAGCTTGTGAATGCTCGGAAAGACCATGATAAAACCATTCAGAAAATGAGGGAGTTTGAAGATAAGTGTTCTGAACTTGGGCAAAATGTCAAAAG TCTTGAGGAAAAGCTCTCAATTTTAGAGGATGAAAATCACGTGCTTCGGCAGAAAGCCTTAAGTGTCTCTCCTAAGAGTAACCATCGAGGTTTGACAAAGTCATTATCTGAA AAATACTCAAGCGCAATAGCCCCCTGCACCGAGCAGAAGCCCACATTT GAATCGCCCGCACCTACAAAACTTATTTCCCATATTACACATGGCGGCTTGTCAGACTCTCGTCGATCAAAATTAACAGCAGAGAAGCACCAG GATAACTATGAACTCCTCTCTAGGTGCATCAAAGAGGATTTGGGGTTCAAAAATGGTAAACCTCTGGCAGCTAGTATCATATACAAATGTCTTCATCATTGGCATGCATTTGAATCTGAGCGCACAGCCATATTTGATTACATAGTTGATGGAATTAATGATGTTCTTAAG GTTAGAGACAATGACATTGTCTTGCCATATTGGCTGTCCAATACATCTGCACTTCTATGCCTCTTGCAAAGGAACTTGCATCCAAATGGTTTTTTAACAACCACTGCTCAACGTTATGCCAGATCATCTGGCTTGACCAGCCGAATAGGGAAT GTGGAGGCAAGATATCCAGCTATTCTTTTTAAACAACAACTAACTGCTTGCGTAGAGAAGATTTTTGGCCTTATACGTGATAATTTGAAAAAGGAGCTGTCTCCACTTCTGGGATCATGTATTCAG GCACCTAAGGCTAAAATGGGTCGAGTGCAAGGTGGAAAATCATCTAGATCTCCTGGTGGGCTTCCTCAACAATCACCTGTTGCTCAATGGGACAACATCATCAATTTTTTGGATTCTCTCATGAGCCGCTTATGTGCAAATCAT GTACCATCCTTCTTCATCCGCAAGCTAGTTACTCAGGTTTTTTCCTTCATCAATATTACACTCTTCAACAG CCTTCTGTTGCGGCGTGAATGTTGTACTTTCTCAAATGGTGAATATGTTAAGTCTGGTCTCGCAGAACTTGAGAAATGGATAGCAAATGCAAAAGAGGAG TATGCAGGAACGTCCTGGCATGGGCTGAATTATATAAGACAAGCTGTTGGGTTTCTG GTAATACATCAGAAGAGGAAAAAATCTTTGGAAGAAATTCGGCAGGATCTTTGTCCG